GCTGAAGTGAACTCAGGATCTCAGGTCTGCCCAGCAGCACAAGGATCCATCTTTCTAATAACCATTCAAGATGCTTCACTGAAAACACAAAATTCTCAGACTCAAACTCCTCTTCTTCTAACACAAACCTGTTCTGTTTCCTCAGTGCCCAATAACAATAGCACCTGGGAGTCCTCTGagttcttaattttcttcttaacTTTCCACTAACCAGATACCATAAATTTGCTTCTCTGATGATGTTTCTCTCATTGGTACCCTCTTTCTCCCACCTCCACTGCCTTCTTCAGACttggatatttttataatttctttgaaCAGCTTAGTTCAACTTACACTCCATCACTCCATCCTCCAAACCATCCtgcacttttttttaacatctttattggagtataattgctttacaatggtgtgttaatttctgctttataacaaagtgaatcagttatacatatacatatgttcccatatctcttccctcttgcgtctccctccctcccatcctccttatcccaccacactcggtggtcacaaaccaccgagctgatctccctgtgctatgcagctgcttcccactagctattttacatttggtagtgtatatatgtccatgtcactctcttactttgtcacagctcttACAACACCTTAGACATGATCATATCACAATTTTAACCAAAAGTCACTCGTGATTCAGCAGTGAATGACTGCCAAGGTGAATGTCTTGGACCAGACTTCAAGGCACCATGTGTCTCTGAAGCCCAATTGACTTTCCACTCCTATTACCACCTCAGACACACCCCTATTGCAACCACAAAGACCCACTGGCCAGGCCTTTGAAAAAACAAGGAAGGAACTTTCACAGAGGCAGACCTTTCTACTCTAAGACAAAATCTGGGGTTAGCCCAACGGGACAGCATCAAACTCAATTTCTTAGGAATAAGCAGCATCTACCTTAGATATCAAGGGTTGGCCACACCCTTATTGAAAAAAACAATCACAGAATCCAACAAATAGTGAATTTTAGGCAGAGTCGTTGAGAAAAAGAGCTAAAATAATCCTTTGATTTGAGCCAGGGAGTGTGGAGTGGTAAAAAGAGGTTTCAGAATCTCATGTTAAAAACATAGTggggcgacttccctggtggcacagtgattaagaatccacctgccaacgcagggaacacgggttcgagacctggtctaggaagatcccacatgtcacggagcaaataagcctgtgtgccacaacagtAGCTGCGgaacctgtgtgcctagagctcatgccttgcaacaagagaagccactgcaatgagaaacccgcacactgcTACAAacagtagccctcgctcaccgaaactagagaaaacctgcacgtagcaacgaaggcccaacacagccaaaaattaattaactagctcattaattgattaattttaaaaaacatagtggGGACAGGAGTGTCAAAATGGCTGTGATCAATCAGGGGAGCTCTCCTAGAAAGATGAAGAGCAGGCAAGTTCAAAGGAGTTAAAATTTGGGAGActaggggaggaaagagagatcAGGTGTAAACAGAGCTTTTCTGCTCCTAGCAACAATGAGCCTCCCTATCCTTAGAGTTTAGTTCCCTTCATGGTAGCCTGATTTCGCCAGCATGAATTTTGAGGGACCTGGGAGAGGACGGCACAGCAAAGGGGGTATTAATCATAGCCTATTCTTCTGTTCAAGGGCTTGAGTTGAGCTGGAAGCTCTGGAGTCACACAACAATTGCGACTTGATGATGCAGTGATGAGGTCACAAGTGGggctcccctttccccccactcTGTCTTCCTCAGAGCTGGGCAGAAGAACCAGAGGGGAAAATCCACCTTCCTGGGCACGGCCATAACATCCACCTCACTCAACTACTTGTCAAGTTCAATACCAGCACAAAGGGGTGAGTAGCATGTGGACAACTGGAAATGCCCCCTCCTTTACCTCCCTTTTCTGGGGGATGACCCACAGCACCCCAGGCATTGAGCAGCATTGAAATGATGGCTATATTTGGTGAAAGTTTCCTCTCATTTTCAGTAGCAGGATCTAGCTACACCTCATGTGAAAGAGTAATTCTTAACCATTTTGGAGTTCAATGTAATGATCTGTCTCTCCAGAGAGCCATactgactttaaaacaaaattagatttttaaaattttgtttttatattgttaaaggaaatcaaagatgtgCCAATTAGATCCAACTTGCAAATATTGTCAGAGACTGAAAAGTCCTGTCCATATCCAGAAGTCAAACAGTCTATAGAGGAAGACCTAGCTCAGGGCAAAACTCAACAGAGGGGAAAAGGATTTACTCCCTAAAATCATAGTTTGTGGCTCCAACATTCATATTTTCAGAGAAACTAGAATTTTCCAGTTTATCTCCTCTTCTCTTAACTTCTTTCCTTACCCTAATCACCAGGGGGAGGAGTTCCTAGAGTGGTCCATGGGAGCCCAGCCATGGTAGGAATTCAACTCTTTTCCATGCTCAGTCCTCAAGTGACAAAAGCAGTTCTCAAGGTTTTGAGGGCTTAGGCAAGACATAGAATTGGAAGAAGTGTCATAGGTCCCCAAGCCCACTAACATAACCTCCCATTCCATCTCCAGAGGGATAGGGAGGTGCCCTTACAGGAGTTCTTGAAAACTGTTGTCGTGCCATGGATGCATTTAGAAGTCTGATCAAGCTTAGGCACTcttcagaataatatttttaaatgaatgaaataaaatacatgggGTTACAGAAGATACCaattatattgataaatatatGGTTAAATATGGTTGGGTTGGGGGGGTGGTCCAAGGACCCTAAGGTTAAGAACTCCTGCTAGGGGCTATGGAATGGAGACAAGAATAAGTGAAAAGAAAGCATAGCAATGGTGGAGAGATCAAGAAATGTTGTCACCAATGCACTGCAAGGACAAGAGGACAGGCCTTAGATGAGAATTTATTCTAGAGCCTGAACACATCCCAGGAAAGGCTTTCTTAAGAACAAGAATGGGCAGGGCAGGAGGTGTGTGTGGGAAGGCTGTACTGGTCCTCTCCCACCTTGCAATGTGGTCTCTCACACATAACCTGTCACGTATTTCTTTGCAGGTCTCAGAAAATCAAGAAGGAATGTCGAGTGATGATAAAAACAAACCTAGTGAACCCAAGAATGAGCCCAAGCAATGTGATCCCAGGTGTGAACAAAGGTGTGAGACTAAATGCCAGCCCAGCTGTTTAAAGAAGTTGCTGCAACAGTGCTCTGAAAAGTGCCCACAGGAAAAGTGCCCAGCACCACCAAAGTGTCCCATGTCCCCCATGCCCCCCACTGTGCCCTCCACCATGTCCCTGCCCAGCTCCCTGTCCTCCCAAGCCATGTTCCAAGCCCTGTCCTCCTAAATGCCCACAGCCCTGTCCACCCCCAGAGTGAGGCACCAAGGGCACTACCCAGCCCACTACATCCACCATCTCCACCATATTCACCATTATGGGGCTGAGAGCTGAAGCCATGAACTGACAAGTAAATGTGTTCCTCTGCTGTGCAAGACTTTCTTCTCCTGGTTTCTTGgtagtttttggtttgtttcttgttttccagCATTATACCACCAAGAAGCAATGCCCTGAGTGTGAGGCTAGGACCCTGGCCCTCCACACTCAACAACCTTGGAAGATGGCCAGGTCTCTAACCCCACCTGCTGCATAGAGGGACGTGGCATCTTCTGAGAGGTGCACCCAGGGAATGCACTCCTGCTAGGGCACAGCCTGAGAGAGCGATAAACATGGCTATTGAAGTGGCTAACCCCGGGAACCCAATGAGCACAAGGGAGGAAGAGTGTGTGAGGGGAAACAGGAATGACGCTGGGGAAAGTTCCACAAAGACTCAGGGAAAGAATTCTATCCTTGGCTATTAGTCCCATTGCATAATGCTTGGGCAGAACACTCTGAAAATAGGCTTCATGGGTTTAAACTCTAGCTCTGCTCCCCAAAATTTTGTGACCTTAAGCCAGTTGGTTACCTTCTCTGAGCCctagtttccttctctctgtaaAAGGAATGAGGGTACTAATAGTATTGGTGTTACCTGGTGGTTGTGTGGCTTAAGGAGTTAACAAATGCCAAGTGCCTGGTTTGCTGGGACACAGTGAGGGGAGCACGCTGTACCTGCCCATGTGTGACACAACACACCTGAACTTGACTGCCTTGTGCTTCACTTCCTCATCAGGCTGAAAATCTCCTGAGTGCAAAAATCAGGTTCTAACTCATACCAGTAAGCACAGCTAAGAATTcttctaaaaaataagaaataaagaggagTTTGTGGATTACACCAATGTCAGTTGGCTGACTTTGATCCTGGAGTATAGGTATGCAGCATGTCACCATGTCACCCTTGAGAGAATTCCAGTGAAGGGGACATGGGATctctatttttgcaactttctgtgAATCTATATACAATTTCCAAAGAAATAGTTAagtacaaaaaatagaaaaggataaATCTGGGAGGACCTCAACTAGGAATGAACCAGAAAAGTTTTCACAGCTGATATGTTAGTGTACAAGTAGCTACAGGGAGTACACATCAAAGTGGATTAATTCACAAGTTATCAGTTCATATTGCTGGGAAGGATATTAGGATGAGCAGGGGGCATGTAGAATTGAAAAAGAACTATAAGAACGAGGACTTCAGGGTCTGGGAGCATGGATTCACTGCCACTGTTTCAATCTCTCTCATCCCCACCAGTCTCCACTCCTCTTCAGGATGGGTATCCTCACCTCTTAGACCTCTCCATGTGGTAAGGTCCTTGGCCAAGTGGACCCACATTGTTGATGGCTTGGGTATGAGGTATTCCTGTTATTTCAGGAAAGAAACCTGATTGGTTCTTTCCAAAAACGCAGGTTATCATCACAACTCACAACATCCAAGCAGAAGTAGGTTTAGTATTCTTTGCTGTCACAAATGTAATGAAAGAGGCCAGGTCATGTTATAAGCGGGAGTGATTCTACCAACCTGCTTCCTTACCTGCTGTTCTGTGATTTAGAACTTGAAACATCCAGAACTGCATCCTGTTCACTCATTCGCAGGTAATATTTTATGTGCTTCCTTAAGATTGGATTGTGAAAGAGACTGAAAAGGATCATAAATTTTCACGGCTGagtttcttttaattgaaatataatttacttattctgAAATGGACAGATCTTAAACCTCAATCAGGATACGAAAAATAACAATCACTTCAGAAGGTGCCCTTGTGCCTTGGCCAATGAATCCATACCAAAAagttgtgtggctgacagggtcttggtgctctggctgggtgtcatgcctgagcctctgaggtgggagagccgacttcaggacgttggtccaccagagaccccccccccggcccctcataatatcaatctgcgagagctctcccagatatctccatctcaacactaagacccacctccacacaccaaccagcaagctccagtgatgGACACGCCaggcaaaacaactagcaagacaggaacacagccccacccattagcagagaggcttcctaaaataataataagttcacagacatcacaaaacacaccaccagacgtgacactgccaaccagaaagacaacagcctcatccacctgaacagaggcaccagtcccctccaccagaaagcctacacaacccactgaaccaaccttagccactgcggGAAAACACGAAAAACAATAGGAACgatgaacctgaagcctgcaaaaaggagacccgaaacacagtaagttatgcaaaatgagaatacagagaaacacacagcacatgaaagAGCAAGGtcaaacccaccagaacaaacaagtgaagaggaaatgggcagtctacctgaaaaagaattcagagtaataatagcaaagatgatccaaaatcttggaaacagaatagagaaaatacaagaaatttttaacaaggatctagaagaactaaagagcaaaaaaacaaagaagaacaacacaataaatgaaattaaaaattctcaggaaggaatcaatagcagaatactgaggcagaagagtggaTAACTAACCTGGAAAAtataatagtggaaataactaccacagagcagaataaagaaaaaagaatggaggacattcttagagacctctgggacaacattaagcacaccaatattcgaattataggggtccctgaagaagaagagaaaaagaaagggtctgaaaaatattaaacagattatagttgaaaacttccctaatatggaaaaggaaattgtcaatcaagtccaagaagtgcagagagtcacataccgcataactccaaggagaaacacaccaagacacatatttacaaagctattaaaaattaaatacaaagaaaaaatattaaaagcagcaaggaaaacgcaacaaataacatacaagggaatccccataagattaacagctgatctttcagcagaaattctgcaagccagaagggaggggcaggacatatttaaagtgatgaaagagaaaaacctacaaccaagattactctacccagcaaagatctcattctgattcaacagagaaattaaaagctttacagacaagcaaagctaagagaattcatgaccaccaaaccaggtttacaacaaacaataaggaaacttctctaggcaggcaaaacaagagaaagaaaagacctacaatgacaaaacaattaagaaaatggtaataggaatatacatatcgataattaccttaaatgtaaatggattaaatgctccaaccagtgAAGGACTGCGGTTGGGGgcgggaacacagcctgaaggggttagtgcaccacggctagccgggagggagtccaggaaaaggtctggagctgccgaagagacaagagactttttcttccctctttgtttcctggtgtgcgaggagagggaattaagagcgctgcttaaaggagctctagagacgggcacaagccacggctaaaagcgcggaccccagagacaggcaggagatgctaaggctgctgctgccgccaccaagaaaactgtgtgtgcacacaggtcactatccacacctcccttccggggagtttgtgcagcccgccactgccacgttcccgggatccagggacaacttccccgggagaacgcacaggaagcctcaggctggtgcaacatcactccggcctctgccgccgcaggctcgccctgcactccgtgcccctcccttcccccggcctgagtgagccagagcccccgaatcagcggctcctttaaccccgtcctctctgagcgaaaaacagacgccctccggcgacctacatgcagaggcggggccaaatccaaagctgagcccctgggagctgtgagaacaaagagaaagggaaatctctcccagcagcctcagaagcagaggattaaagctccacaatcaacttgatgtaccctgcatctgtggaatacctgaatagacaacgaatcatcccaaattgaggaggtggactttgagagcaaaatttatgattttttccccttttcctctttttgtgtatgcttctgtgtgagtttttgtctgtatagctttgcttccaccatttgtcctagggttctatcagtccagttttttttaatttcttttcttaataattattttttattttaataacttttatttactttatcttctttctttctttctttctttccttctttccttccttccctcctttagacaacaaatcataccaaattgaggaggtggactttgagagcaagatttatgattttttccccttttcctctttttgtgagtgtgtatgtgtatgcttctgtatgagattttgtctgtatagctttgcttccaccatttgtcctaaggttctatctgtccgttttcttgtattgttttgttttgttaattcttttcttaataattattttttaatttaataactttatcatattttactttatttatgatactttatcttctttctttctttcttttttccttccttccctccttccttccttcctcccaccgtccttccctccctccctcctttctttctttctttccttctttccttcttttcttctttctctttctttctttcttccttccttccatctttcctcccttcctttcattctttccttctttctttctttcctccaacttccactaattctttctctctactttttctcccttttattctgagccgcatggatgaaaggctcttggtgctccatccaggagtcagtgctgtacctctgaggtgggagagccaacttcaggacactggtcaacaagagacctcccagctccatataatatcaaacagtgaaaatctcccagagatctccatcttaacaccagcacccagcttcactcaacgaccagcaagccacagtgctggacaacctatgccaaacaactagcaaaacaggaacacaaccccacccattagcagagaggctgcctaaaatcataataaggccacagacaccccaaaacacaccaccagacgtgaacctgcccactagagagacaagatccagcctcatccagcacaacacaggcactagtcccctccaccaggaagcctacacaacccactgaaacaaccttagccactggagacagacatcaaaaacaacgggaactacgaaagtgcagcctgcaaaaaggagaccccaaacacagtaagataagcaaaatgagaagacacaaaaacacacagcagatgaaggagcaagataaaaacccaccagacctaacaaatgaagaggaaataggcaatctacctgaaaaagaattcagaataatgatagtaaggatgatccgaaatcttggaagtagaatggacaaaatgcaagaaacagttaacaaggacctacaagaactaaagacgaaacaagcaacgatgaacaatgcaataaatgaaattaaaaccactctagataggatcaatagcagaataactgaggcagaagaacggataagtgacctggaagataaagtagtggaaataactactgcagagcagaataaagaaaaaagaatgaaaagaactgaggacagtctcagagacctctgggacaacatgaaacgcaccaacattcgaattataggggttccagaagaagaagaaagaaagaaagggactgagaaaatatttgaagagattatagttgaaaacttccctaatatgggaaaggaaatagttaatcaagtccaggaagcacagagggtcccatacaggataaatacaaggagaaacacgccaagacacatattaatcaaactgtcaaaaattaaatacaaagaaagcatattaaaagcagcaagggaaaaacaacaaataacacacaagggaatccccataaggttaacagctgatctctcagcagaaaccctacaagccagaagggagtggcaggagatactgaaagtgatgaaggagaatagcctgcaaccaagactactctacccagcaaggatctcattcacatttgatggagaaattaaaacctttacagacaagcaaaagctgagagagttcagcaccaccaaaccagctttacaacaaatgctaaaggaacttctctagacacgaaacacaagacaaggaaatgacctatagtagcgaacccaaaacaatatataaaatggaaataggaacatacatatcgataattaccttaaatgtaaatggactaaatgctcccaccaaaagacacagattggctgaatggatacaaaaacaagacccttatatatgctgtctacaagagacccacttcagaactagagacacatacagactgaaagtaaggggatggaaaaagatattccatgcaaatggaaaccaaaagaaagctggagtagcaattctcatatcagacaaaatagactttaaaataaggactattaaaagggacaaagaaggacactacataatgatcaagggatcgatccaagaagaagatataacaattgtaaatatttatgcacccaacataggaggacctcaatacataaggcaaatactaacaaccgtaaaaggggagatcaacagtaacacattcatagtaggggactttaacaccccactttcacccatggacagatcatccaaaatgaaaataaataaggaaacacaagctttaaatgatacattaaacaagatggacttaattgatatttataggacactccatccaaaaacaacagaatacacatttttctcaagtgctcatggaacattctccaggatagatcatatcttgggtcacaaatcaagccttggtaaatttaagaaaactgaaattgtatcaagtatcttttccgaccacaacgccatgagactagatatcaattacaggaaaagatctttaaaaaatacaaacacatggaggctaaacaatacactacttaataatgaagtgatcactgaagaaatcaaagaggaaataaaaaaatacctagaaacaaatgacaatggagacacaacgacccaaaacctatgggatgcagcaaaagcagttctaagggggaagtttatagcaatacaagcccaccttaagaagcaggaaacatctcgaataaacaacctaaccttgcacctcaagcaattagagaaagaagaacaaaaaaccccaaagctagcagaaggaaagaaatcataaaaatcagatcagaaataaatgaaaaagaaatgaaggaaacaatagcaaagatcaataaaactaaaagctggttctttgagaagataaacaaaatagataaaccactagccagactcatcaagaaaaaaagggagaagactcaaatcaatagaattagaaatgaaaaaggagaagtaacaactgacactgcagaaataaaaaaaaatcatgagagattactacaagcaactctatgccaataaaatggacaatctggaagaaatggacaaattcttaaaaatgcacaacctgccaagactgaatcaggaagaaatagaaaatatgaacagaccaatcacaagcactgaaattgaaactgtgattaaaaaccttccaacaaacaaaagcccaggaccagatggcttcacaggtgaattctatcaaacgtttagagaagagctaacacctatccttctcaaactcttccaaaatatagcagagggaggaacactcccaaattccttctacgaagccaccatcaccttgataccaaaaccagacaaggatgtcacaaagaaagaaaactacaggccaatatcactgatgaacatagatgcaaaaatcctcaacaaaatactagcaaacagaatccaacagcacattaaaaggatcatacaccatgatcaagtggggtttattccaggaatgcaaggattcttcaatatacgcaaatctatcaatgtgataaaccatattaacaaattgaaggagaaaaaccatatgatcatctcaatagatgcagagaaagctttcgacaaaattcaacacccatttatgataaaaaccctccagaaagtaggcatagagggaactttcctaaacataataaaagccatatatgacaagcccacagcaaacatcatcctcaatggtgaaaaactgaaagcatttccactaagatcaggaacaagacaaggttgcccactctcaccactcttattcaacatagttttggaagttttagccacagcaatcag
The genomic region above belongs to Phocoena sinus isolate mPhoSin1 chromosome 1, mPhoSin1.pri, whole genome shotgun sequence and contains:
- the LOC116748958 gene encoding LOW QUALITY PROTEIN: late cornified envelope-like proline-rich protein 1 (The sequence of the model RefSeq protein was modified relative to this genomic sequence to represent the inferred CDS: inserted 2 bases in 1 codon) — its product is MSSDDKNKPSEPKNEPKQCDPRCEQRCETKCQPSCLKKLLQQCSEKCPQEKCPAPPKCXPCPPCPPLCPPPCPCPAPCPPKPCSKPCPPKCPQPCPPPE